Within the Glycine max cultivar Williams 82 chromosome 12, Glycine_max_v4.0, whole genome shotgun sequence genome, the region CATCATTGTCCAAATTGCAATTTTTTCAGGTACTTCCATTGACAGACATAGCATGCAGCCATGCACtattatcttcttctttttttttttagtttgcaGGTTTTGTATTTCCATTAAAAATTGCGTTGGTTTTCATTTGGGTACTTCCAGTTTTATTTGCTACAGGCATGTATTGTTGTTTTCATGAAGTATGCATATTCTAGGTGGTGGGGGGCAAGAAATTATTAATCTTCTTTATAAAGGAAATCTTGaataattcattatttatattattacaataattaatatttttttattctttgatttatcAGAAGGATAGCAAGAATTTGGGAAGTTGCTGAAGCAATAGGGAGTAGTGGATACGGTTTAGGATCATTGTTATAATAGGCAAAATTGATGGTAATCGTACATAGTGGCTAGGAAGGGATATAATGGCTACTGCTGCAGTTATTGGACTCAGTGGAGGAAAGAGGCTCTTGAGTTCATCATACCATTACTCTGATATTATAGAAAAGCTTTCTTATGGCAGTGATTTTGGATCCACACACTACCAAATTGTTCCTACAAAATCTTTAATAGTTGCCAAGAAGTCATCCAACTATACTCCAACTTTTCCAGCATCGAACCAGCAGAATCAGTCCATTAAGGCTCTTAAGGAGCATGTTGATGATGCCCCTACCATTGCGGATCCATGGTTTCAGAGTTACAACTCTAATGACTTAGAGGTGGAAAGCTCTGAAATGGGTTATTCTGTGGAGGCTCTTCTTTTGCTGCAGAAGTCAATGCTGGAAAAGCAATGGAACCTTTCCTTTGAAAGAGAAGTGCTTACTGAAAATTCGAGTAAGGGAAAAAAATGTAGGAAAGTGGCGGTGACTTGTTCTGGGGTGTCTGcaaggcaaagaagaatgaatacCAAGAGGAAGACCGCTATTAAAACTTGTGGTGCTATGCAGCTGAAGTCCAAAATCAGTCCAGAGCTGCTTCAACACCGTTTGAAGGGCTACGTAAAAGGTCTAGTGAGTGAGGAATTGCTCTCTCATGCAGAAGTTGTAAACCTATCGGAGAAAATAAAAGTTGGGCTTTCCTTAGAGGAACATAAATCCAGGTAATTGCATATATGGTTGATcctatgattaattaaaatgatgaaGAATCTGTTCTTATAGTCTGCCTGTTAGCTTCAATATTATGTAATTGTTACATAgtgatattttgtgtgaaacaATGCAGCATGTTAAAGAATCTCTGAATCACTTAAAATGGAAGTTTTGTTACTGACGCTTTAAACcttatttatcatcttttattttaatcatactAATCTGAATGGGGAATGAGAGTAATTAATAATGCAATAGGTAAAGGTGATTCTAACTTGCTTGGCATGAAGGTCTGCTTTTGTTCATTGCAACTTGTTCTGTAAAGCTATTGTTTTAACCGTTTGATTGTTTTATTACAACCCTATTGTTTAAAACTTTTATGTCAATGCCTGAGCCTTAGTTTTCTTGACAAGTATATGTATCATATAGTGCATATGACTTTTTAGCAGGTTGAACACAGAACTAATTTGGATTTCTGTCAccttatttaattaatgaaattcaaatatttccTTCTCACCGTGTTAGCTTTCAACAGCATATAGCTGGTGGTAGAGGTGGAAATATTGCTGTTAAGAATTGCATTGGGATGGAAAAAAGGTTATATAAATCATTAAGCACGTATTCACTTCTTATAAAGTCATAACATAATAGTCTTTTATAATGAAAAGTTTCATTCTTCATGGTTActtatatatagtatatattttctttatggaAATTCTAGCAAATAATTTTGTAACTTGACTATTATACATAAACCTTTTTGAGTTTCAGACTGAAGGAAAAACTAGGATGTGAACCCTCTGATGATCAAATGGCAACTTCTTTGAAGATTTCTCGCACTGAACTACGAGCAAGAATGATAGAGTGCTCTCTGGCAAGAGAAAAGTTGGCTATGAGCAATGTACGCTTAGTTATGTCTATTGCCCAAAAGTATGATAACCTGGGTGCAGAAATGGGTGACCTTGTTCAGGTGATTATAAACATATCTCTGTTTCAACTAAATATCTGGTTGGCTCTGCTCCTTCATCTGCTGTAAAATACTCATCTTATCTTCTCTGTAGGGTGGCTTGATTGGATTACTGCGTGgtattgaaaagttcgattctTCAAAAGGGTTTAAGATTTCAACTTATGTTTATTGGTGGATACGTCAGGTGAGGTTTTGCGTGCTTATGAGAATTTTCTAGACTTGCCTTCTATATGGTTGATTATAAGACATGCTTGTCATTGTTCTTTAAACAGAATATGTCATAAGATTCAcccaatttatatttttaaattcaatggAGAGAACAGcatatgagaaaatatattcatgaaatttcttaaaataatttctgtTAAATACTTGAATTTTTCTCATAATTTCTGTAAACCTGGATAGTATGTAACTAGTACTTTATAATCAGTATTAAATCTCTGACAGTCCTTGCAGTCCTAATTTCTGAATTTGGGTATGATTAATCACTAATCAGTTTCATCCAGTGGGATaaggttt harbors:
- the LOC100801884 gene encoding RNA polymerase sigma factor sigA gives rise to the protein MATAAVIGLSGGKRLLSSSYHYSDIIEKLSYGSDFGSTHYQIVPTKSLIVAKKSSNYTPTFPASNQQNQSIKALKEHVDDAPTIADPWFQSYNSNDLEVESSEMGYSVEALLLLQKSMLEKQWNLSFEREVLTENSSKGKKCRKVAVTCSGVSARQRRMNTKRKTAIKTCGAMQLKSKISPELLQHRLKGYVKGLVSEELLSHAEVVNLSEKIKVGLSLEEHKSRLKEKLGCEPSDDQMATSLKISRTELRARMIECSLAREKLAMSNVRLVMSIAQKYDNLGAEMGDLVQGGLIGLLRGIEKFDSSKGFKISTYVYWWIRQGVSRALVENSRTLRLPAHLHERLSLIRNAKFRLEERGITPTIDRIAKYLNMSQKKVRNATEAISKIISLDREAFPSLNGLQGETHHSYIADNRVENIPWNGVDEWALKDEVNRLINVTLVEREREIIRLYYGLEKECLTWEDISKRIGLSRERVRQVGLVALEKLKHAARKRQMEAMLLKH